GAGCATGGCAAAAGTCATGAAGCCATTCCATCCGAGTCCCCCTACGTGGACGTGCGCCACGATCCAGTCAGTAAAGTGAGCGATGGCATTGAAGTTCTTCAGGGAAAGCATTGGCCCCTCAAAAGTGGCCATACCGTAGCAGGTAACTGCCACCACCATAAATTTCAGAATAGGATCTTCGCGCACTCTGTCCCAGGCCCCGCGCAGTGTCAGCAGTCCATTGAGCATCCCGCCCCAAGACGGAGCAATGAGCATGATGGAAAAAACCGTACCCAAAGACTGAGCCCAGTTAGGCAGGGAATTGTACAACAGATGATGGGGGCCTGCCCAGATGTAAATGAATATGAGTGCCCAAAAGTGGATAATGGACAAGCGGTAGGAATAAACCGGACGATTGGCCGCCTTGGGGATGAAATAGTACATCAATCCCAGGTATGGGGTGGTCAGGAAAAATGCGACCGCATTGTGCCCATACCACCACTGTACCAATGCATCCTGCACACCAGCATACCACGAGTAGCTTTTCATGAAACTGATAGGCAGCTCAAACGAATTAACGATATGGAGCATCGCTACGGTCACGAAAGTGGCAATGAAAAACCAAATGGCCACATACAAATGGCGCTCCCTTCTTTTGAGGATGGTACCAAACATATTGATCCCAAAGACCACCCAGATGATGGCTATGGCAATATCAATCGGCCACTCCAGCTCAGCGTATTCCTTGCCTGTGGTGTATCCCAATGGCAAGGTGATGGCCGCAGCGAGTATGATCAACTGCCACCCCCAGAAATGGATTCTACTCAGCAGGTCGCTGAACATCCGGGCCTTGCAAAGTCGCTGCAGAGAATAGTAAACACCCATGAAAATACCATTGCCCACAAATGCAAAAATCACTGCATTGGTATGCAAAGGCCTGATCCGCCCAAAAGTGGTATACTGCAATCCGAAATTGAGCTCTGGCCAGAAAAACTGACACGCTGCCAGCAACCCAACGCTCATCCCCACCACCCCAAAAACAGTGGTGGCAATAAGGAACATCCTTACGATTGAGTTGTCATAGTAAAACGTATCCAGGCCATTATTTACCGTCCCCTTTTCTTCGGGCGGGTTGGTGAGAGTCGTTGTTGACATAGAAAGTTTGATTTGGTTCGTCATCAAAAAGTATCCTGATAGAAGGGGTATAGTCATCATCATACTGACCGCTTCCTGAAGCCCATATAAAAGCGAACAAGAACCCTAAGGCTACTGTGATGCTGAATCCGATTAAGACGATGATTACACTCATAATTATCAAAGCAAGATTACGAGGATGAGTCACCCCATCTTATGAGCGTTTTCAATCGTTCGACTGATTTTTGT
This Marinoscillum sp. 108 DNA region includes the following protein-coding sequences:
- the ccoN gene encoding cytochrome-c oxidase, cbb3-type subunit I, which encodes MSTTTLTNPPEEKGTVNNGLDTFYYDNSIVRMFLIATTVFGVVGMSVGLLAACQFFWPELNFGLQYTTFGRIRPLHTNAVIFAFVGNGIFMGVYYSLQRLCKARMFSDLLSRIHFWGWQLIILAAAITLPLGYTTGKEYAELEWPIDIAIAIIWVVFGINMFGTILKRRERHLYVAIWFFIATFVTVAMLHIVNSFELPISFMKSYSWYAGVQDALVQWWYGHNAVAFFLTTPYLGLMYYFIPKAANRPVYSYRLSIIHFWALIFIYIWAGPHHLLYNSLPNWAQSLGTVFSIMLIAPSWGGMLNGLLTLRGAWDRVREDPILKFMVVAVTCYGMATFEGPMLSLKNFNAIAHFTDWIVAHVHVGGLGWNGFMTFAMLYYLIPRLYGTQLFSKKLANVHFWVGTMGIIFYTLPMYWAGFVQSLMWKQFAPEGTLVYSNFLETVTQIMPMYMLRAFGGALYLTGVFVMVYNLIKTAQAGTFIRETKAEAAPLTKNYRPAKSEHWHRRIFEWRPITLLVWSLVAVAIGGIIEIVPTFLVQSNVPTITSVKPYTPLELNGRDIYVREGCYTCHSQMVRPFRSETERYGEYAKAGEFVYDHPFQWGSKRTGPDLLRVGGKYPNSWHYYHMLDPASMSPGSIMPPYPWLFEQDWEKELLPKKITAMQTLGVPYAEGFQDEAVADAEQQAKSISDDLATQGVRVVPDKEIVALIAYLQRVGTDIKNIGETKNEQ
- the ccoS gene encoding cbb3-type cytochrome oxidase assembly protein CcoS, whose protein sequence is MSVIIVLIGFSITVALGFLFAFIWASGSGQYDDDYTPSIRILFDDEPNQTFYVNNDSHQPARRKGDGK